One genomic segment of Vagococcus intermedius includes these proteins:
- a CDS encoding alpha-ketoacid dehydrogenase subunit beta has protein sequence MAQKTMIQAITDALAVELEKDPNVLIFGEDVGNNGGVFRATEGLQAKFGEDRVMDAPLAESGIGGMAFGLALEGYRPVPEIQFFGFIFEVMDEVVAQMARTRYRMGGTRHMPITIRAPFGGGVHTPELHADNLEGLIAQSPGIRVVIPSNPYDAKGLLISAIRDNDPVVFLEHMKLYRSFREEVPEGEYTVPLDKAAVTREGKDVSVITYGAMVREAIKAAEKLEAEGISVEIIDLRTVAPLDVETIIASVEKTGRVVVVQEAQRQAGVAAQVVSEISERAVLSLEAPIGRVSAPDTIFPFGQAENVWLPNASDIEAKVKEVYEF, from the coding sequence ATGGCACAAAAAACAATGATCCAAGCCATTACAGATGCGCTTGCTGTTGAATTAGAAAAAGATCCTAATGTCCTAATCTTTGGTGAAGATGTTGGTAATAATGGTGGGGTATTCCGTGCAACTGAAGGCTTACAAGCTAAGTTCGGTGAAGACCGTGTAATGGATGCACCGCTTGCTGAATCAGGTATCGGTGGTATGGCTTTCGGTTTAGCTTTAGAAGGTTACCGTCCTGTTCCTGAAATCCAATTCTTCGGATTTATCTTCGAAGTAATGGATGAAGTTGTAGCTCAAATGGCTCGTACTCGTTACCGTATGGGTGGCACTCGTCATATGCCAATTACAATTCGCGCACCTTTCGGTGGTGGTGTTCATACACCAGAATTACATGCTGATAACTTGGAAGGACTTATTGCTCAATCACCAGGTATTCGTGTAGTTATTCCATCAAACCCATATGATGCTAAAGGGTTACTAATTTCTGCTATTCGTGACAACGATCCAGTTGTTTTCTTAGAACACATGAAATTATACCGTTCATTCCGTGAAGAAGTTCCAGAAGGTGAATACACTGTTCCTTTAGATAAAGCGGCAGTTACGCGCGAAGGTAAAGACGTTTCAGTGATTACTTATGGTGCTATGGTTCGTGAAGCAATCAAAGCAGCTGAAAAATTAGAAGCTGAAGGAATCTCAGTTGAAATTATCGACTTACGTACAGTAGCGCCTCTAGATGTTGAAACAATTATCGCTTCAGTTGAAAAAACTGGTCGCGTTGTGGTTGTTCAAGAAGCTCAAAGACAAGCTGGTGTTGCAGCACAAGTCGTTTCAGAAATTTCAGAACGTGCAGTTCTTTCATTAGAAGCTCCTATCGGACGTGTATCTGCTCCAGATACTATTTTCCCATTCGGTCAAGCTGAAAACGTTTGGTTACCAAATGCGTCAGATATCGAAGCTAAAGTTAAAGAAGTATACGAATTCTAA
- the thiD gene encoding bifunctional hydroxymethylpyrimidine kinase/phosphomethylpyrimidine kinase, whose product MIPKVITIAGSDSSGGAGIQADLKTFQEYGVFGFSAITSLVTMNPDEGWSHTVTSLQADIVEAELKTIYAGAPLAALKTGMLGELETIRLTRRYIEAFKQQNVVIDPVMACKGTSDLLQPENVALMTELLLPVATITTPNLIEAGILSGLGELKSVSDMEAAAKKIMNLGVKNVVIKGGKRLAGQDALDLFYDGQAFTYLNNEKYDTDFNHGAGCTFAAAITAGLAKGYSVKDAVILAKKFVAASIKHGLEINPYLGHVWHGAYNQADKRMPLV is encoded by the coding sequence ATGATTCCAAAAGTAATAACAATTGCAGGTTCAGATTCTAGCGGTGGGGCTGGCATCCAAGCTGATCTAAAAACATTTCAAGAATATGGCGTCTTTGGTTTTTCTGCCATCACGAGTTTAGTAACAATGAATCCAGATGAAGGTTGGTCACACACGGTCACTTCTCTTCAGGCTGACATTGTCGAAGCTGAATTAAAAACAATTTACGCCGGAGCACCTTTAGCTGCTCTAAAAACCGGGATGCTTGGTGAGTTAGAAACAATTCGTCTTACCCGTCGCTATATTGAAGCATTCAAGCAACAAAATGTCGTCATCGACCCAGTAATGGCCTGCAAAGGAACGAGCGATTTATTACAACCTGAAAATGTCGCCTTAATGACAGAATTACTTTTACCAGTTGCTACTATCACTACACCAAACTTAATAGAAGCCGGCATCCTATCTGGTCTTGGAGAATTAAAGTCGGTCTCTGATATGGAAGCAGCCGCTAAAAAAATCATGAACTTAGGAGTTAAAAATGTTGTCATCAAAGGAGGCAAACGCTTAGCTGGTCAAGATGCTCTTGATTTATTTTATGACGGACAAGCATTTACCTACTTGAACAATGAAAAATACGATACTGATTTTAACCATGGAGCTGGATGCACTTTCGCTGCTGCTATTACAGCTGGTTTAGCAAAAGGTTACTCTGTTAAAGATGCCGTAATCTTAGCGAAAAAATTTGTAGCTGCTAGCATTAAGCATGGTTTAGAAATAAATCCTTATTTAGGGCATGTTTGGCATGGTGCTTATAACCAAGCTGATAAACGCATGCCTTTAGTTTAG
- the pdhA gene encoding pyruvate dehydrogenase (acetyl-transferring) E1 component subunit alpha yields MATKKNSAVDFEAFLENIHADFPTYQVLDEDGNVTNPDLMPDLSDEELVELMSNMVWARVLDQRSTALNRQGRLGFYAPTAGQEASQLGSQFAMDKEDYLLPGYRDVPQLIKQGLPLKEAFLWSRGHVAGNYYPDTLNALPPQIIIGAQYVQAAGVSLGLKKRGKDNVVFTYTGDGGSSQGDFYEGINFAGAYKGNAVFFIQNNGFAISTPREKQTAATTLAQKAVAAGIPGIQVDGMDALAVYAITKKAREWSIAGNGPVLIETLTYRYGPHTLSGDDPTRYRSKEEDTIWEKRDPLKRLRIYLTNKGLWSEEKEEAVIEATKEEIKTAIKEADAAPKQKVSDFLKNMFEVSPQSIKEQIEIYEAKESK; encoded by the coding sequence ATGGCGACTAAAAAAAATAGCGCAGTTGATTTTGAAGCATTTTTAGAAAACATTCATGCTGACTTTCCAACGTATCAAGTTTTAGATGAGGATGGAAATGTTACAAACCCAGATTTAATGCCTGATTTATCTGATGAGGAATTAGTTGAACTTATGAGTAATATGGTTTGGGCTCGTGTCCTAGATCAACGTTCAACAGCATTAAACCGTCAAGGACGTTTAGGTTTCTATGCGCCAACTGCTGGACAAGAAGCTAGTCAATTAGGTTCACAATTTGCAATGGATAAAGAAGATTACTTATTACCAGGTTACCGTGATGTGCCTCAATTAATTAAACAAGGTTTGCCATTAAAAGAAGCTTTCTTATGGTCACGTGGTCACGTAGCTGGTAACTACTACCCAGATACATTAAACGCTCTTCCACCACAAATTATTATCGGAGCACAATATGTTCAAGCTGCCGGTGTATCATTAGGCCTTAAAAAACGTGGAAAAGACAATGTTGTCTTCACTTATACTGGTGATGGTGGTTCTTCACAAGGAGATTTCTATGAAGGTATTAACTTTGCAGGAGCTTACAAAGGAAACGCTGTATTCTTCATTCAAAATAATGGTTTCGCGATTTCTACACCACGTGAAAAACAAACAGCTGCTACTACATTAGCTCAAAAAGCTGTTGCTGCCGGAATTCCAGGTATTCAAGTAGATGGTATGGATGCTTTAGCTGTTTATGCTATTACTAAAAAAGCAAGAGAATGGTCAATTGCAGGAAATGGTCCTGTTTTAATTGAAACATTAACTTACCGTTATGGTCCACATACATTATCAGGTGATGATCCAACTCGTTACCGTTCTAAAGAAGAAGATACTATTTGGGAAAAACGTGATCCATTAAAACGTTTACGTATCTACTTAACAAACAAAGGGTTATGGTCAGAAGAAAAAGAAGAGGCTGTAATCGAAGCAACTAAAGAAGAAATCAAAACAGCTATTAAAGAAGCTGATGCAGCTCCTAAACAAAAAGTTTCTGATTTCTTGAAAAATATGTTTGAAGTTTCTCCACAAAGCATTAAAGAACAAATCGAAATCTATGAAGCAAAGGAGTCTAAATAA
- a CDS encoding DUF1149 family protein produces MNIQRQPEFVEAFHYDARNKEQEIETEIRVEISPVDMSELPDFPHGKSSVLGLRIAYQIVFEEFVLTGAVKQMVTLLDRFVETAEELSQPELDELMRPLFSMIERMTYEVTEIALDRPGVQLNFTNNN; encoded by the coding sequence ATGAATATTCAAAGACAACCAGAGTTTGTAGAGGCATTTCATTATGATGCTCGCAATAAAGAACAAGAAATTGAGACAGAGATTAGAGTAGAGATTAGTCCGGTAGATATGAGTGAGTTACCAGATTTTCCTCACGGGAAAAGCTCAGTTTTAGGCTTGCGTATTGCCTATCAAATCGTTTTTGAAGAGTTTGTTTTAACAGGAGCCGTTAAACAAATGGTAACTTTATTGGACCGTTTTGTTGAAACTGCAGAAGAGTTATCACAGCCTGAATTAGACGAATTAATGCGCCCCTTATTCTCAATGATTGAGCGTATGACGTATGAAGTGACGGAGATCGCTCTAGATCGCCCAGGTGTTCAGTTGAATTTTACGAACAATAATTAA
- the lpdA gene encoding dihydrolipoyl dehydrogenase translates to MVVGDFALELDTVVIGAGPGGYVAAIRAAQMGQKVAIIEREYIGGVCLNVGCIPSKALISAGHKYQEALDSEIFGVKTSGVELDFAKTQDWKDNQVVNKLTSGVEFLLKKNKVEVITGEAFFVDEHTLRVINDESAQTYEFNNAIVATGSRPIEIPGFKFAGRVLDSTGGLNLKEVPKKMVIVGGGVIGAELGGAYANLGAEVTILEGSPQILPTFEKDMVKLVEKSFKDKGIKVVTKAMAKEAVDNGDSVTVKYEVDGKAEEVTADYVMVTVGRRPNTDELGLEVAGVEMTERGLVKVDNQGRTNVSSIFAIGDITPGAALAHKASYEAKIAAEAISGKAVAIDYSAMPAVAFTDPELATVGLTEKEAKEQGLDVKASKFSLGGNGRAISLNQMEGFVRLVTTKEDNVIVGAQVAGVSASDVIAELGLAIEAGMNAEDIALTIHSHPSLAEAVMDTAELALGMPIHM, encoded by the coding sequence ATGGTAGTAGGAGATTTCGCTTTAGAATTAGATACAGTAGTAATCGGAGCTGGCCCTGGTGGGTATGTAGCAGCAATCCGTGCAGCACAAATGGGACAAAAAGTAGCAATTATTGAGCGTGAATACATTGGCGGCGTTTGTTTAAACGTCGGCTGTATCCCTTCAAAAGCCCTAATTAGTGCGGGTCATAAATATCAAGAAGCATTAGATTCAGAAATATTTGGTGTTAAAACATCAGGTGTTGAATTAGATTTTGCTAAAACTCAAGATTGGAAAGATAACCAAGTTGTTAATAAATTAACATCAGGTGTTGAATTCCTTCTTAAGAAAAATAAAGTTGAAGTTATCACAGGCGAAGCTTTCTTTGTAGATGAGCACACTTTACGTGTTATCAATGATGAATCAGCTCAAACTTATGAATTCAACAATGCGATTGTGGCAACTGGTAGTCGCCCAATCGAAATCCCAGGATTCAAATTCGCAGGTCGCGTTTTAGATTCAACTGGTGGTTTAAACTTAAAAGAAGTTCCTAAGAAAATGGTTATTGTTGGGGGCGGAGTTATCGGTGCTGAATTAGGTGGCGCTTATGCCAACCTTGGTGCTGAAGTAACAATTCTTGAAGGATCACCACAAATTTTACCAACCTTTGAAAAAGATATGGTTAAATTAGTTGAAAAATCATTCAAAGATAAAGGAATCAAAGTTGTCACTAAAGCAATGGCGAAAGAAGCTGTTGACAATGGTGATAGCGTAACAGTTAAATATGAAGTTGACGGTAAAGCAGAAGAAGTAACAGCTGACTACGTAATGGTAACAGTTGGACGTCGTCCAAATACTGATGAATTAGGTTTAGAAGTAGCGGGTGTTGAAATGACTGAACGTGGTTTAGTTAAAGTAGATAACCAAGGACGTACAAATGTATCTTCAATCTTTGCGATTGGTGATATCACTCCTGGTGCTGCACTTGCTCATAAAGCAAGTTACGAAGCTAAAATCGCTGCAGAAGCTATCTCAGGTAAAGCAGTTGCAATTGACTACTCAGCAATGCCTGCAGTAGCCTTTACTGACCCTGAATTAGCGACTGTTGGTTTAACTGAAAAAGAAGCTAAGGAACAAGGGTTAGATGTTAAAGCCTCTAAATTCTCATTAGGTGGAAATGGTCGTGCTATTTCACTTAACCAAATGGAAGGTTTCGTTCGTTTAGTAACAACTAAAGAAGATAACGTAATCGTTGGGGCACAAGTTGCTGGTGTATCTGCAAGTGACGTGATTGCCGAATTAGGTTTAGCAATCGAAGCTGGCATGAATGCTGAAGACATTGCTTTAACAATCCATTCTCATCCATCATTAGCGGAAGCTGTTATGGATACGGCAGAACTTGCTTTAGGTATGCCAATTCATATGTAA
- a CDS encoding PLP-dependent aminotransferase family protein produces MWQLPKSKTKPIYQEIVNLILSEIEKGNLSPGDRLPAERRLAELLKVNRSTVVHALDELVAMGMVIRKRGSGTIINDGKWGIYMGGPTNWRSYLSGSPFEKEDSYVTLVREKLVKQEEVINAYSGELPLSLVPDLDLPMTSWNDFLIQDRQQDSLGYIPLRQRICQQLAEEHHLIISSDELLLTSGAQQALFLLIQVLLQSGDAIAIEMPSTFYSLSIFQAAGVRLYGVPMDKEGLRVDLLEEVILKHKIKMIVVNPNFQNPTGTTLSEKRRRQLVVLARRYQLPIVEDDVFGELYFSEDKQVPLLKELDPDNVIYIGSLSKILGSTTKIGWLSAPKKVLENIVTVRQELDLSLSIFPQVLASYAIDNPDYSNHLTELRKTLKKRCEALMFYIDQELKDSVSYYTPSGGYYLWLTCQTKPLTRRDFLLLLEQDVIVTPGFILGTEGTSMRINFARLTPQESEKLVAKLKGIMLLN; encoded by the coding sequence ATGTGGCAATTACCGAAAAGCAAAACAAAACCGATTTATCAAGAAATTGTGAATTTGATTTTAAGTGAAATTGAAAAAGGGAACTTATCGCCAGGTGATCGGCTCCCTGCTGAAAGAAGATTAGCAGAATTATTAAAAGTAAATCGTTCAACTGTCGTTCATGCCCTTGATGAACTAGTCGCAATGGGGATGGTCATTAGAAAAAGAGGAAGCGGCACGATTATCAATGACGGAAAATGGGGGATTTACATGGGTGGACCAACTAACTGGCGTAGTTACTTATCTGGTAGCCCATTTGAAAAAGAAGATTCATATGTCACTTTAGTGCGAGAAAAATTAGTGAAACAAGAAGAAGTCATCAATGCTTATAGTGGAGAATTGCCTTTATCCTTGGTTCCAGATTTAGATTTACCTATGACTTCTTGGAATGACTTTTTAATTCAAGATAGACAGCAAGATAGTTTGGGATACATTCCTTTACGCCAGAGGATTTGTCAGCAGTTGGCAGAAGAACATCATCTTATTATTTCTTCAGATGAACTGCTTTTAACTTCAGGAGCACAACAAGCTTTATTTTTATTAATCCAAGTTCTGTTACAATCAGGCGATGCGATTGCGATAGAAATGCCTTCAACGTTTTATTCATTATCGATATTTCAAGCCGCTGGTGTGAGATTATATGGTGTCCCCATGGATAAAGAAGGCTTGAGAGTTGATTTATTAGAGGAAGTTATTTTAAAGCATAAAATTAAAATGATAGTGGTCAATCCTAATTTTCAAAATCCTACAGGAACGACCTTATCAGAAAAGCGAAGGCGTCAATTAGTTGTTCTTGCCCGACGTTATCAATTACCGATTGTAGAAGATGATGTGTTTGGAGAGCTTTATTTTTCGGAAGATAAGCAAGTGCCCTTATTAAAAGAATTAGATCCAGATAATGTTATTTATATAGGATCGCTTTCTAAAATATTGGGTTCTACGACTAAGATTGGCTGGTTGAGTGCACCTAAAAAAGTGTTAGAAAATATTGTAACAGTTCGTCAAGAATTAGATTTAAGCTTGAGTATTTTCCCGCAAGTCTTAGCTAGTTACGCCATAGATAATCCAGACTATTCCAACCATTTAACTGAGCTAAGAAAGACTTTGAAAAAACGTTGTGAAGCATTGATGTTCTATATCGATCAAGAGTTAAAAGATTCAGTAAGTTATTATACACCGAGTGGGGGATACTATTTATGGTTAACTTGTCAGACTAAGCCGCTTACAAGAAGAGATTTTTTACTATTGTTAGAACAAGATGTTATTGTCACACCAGGCTTTATACTAGGAACAGAAGGGACGAGTATGCGGATTAATTTTGCCAGATTAACGCCACAAGAATCTGAAAAATTAGTAGCTAAGTTAAAGGGGATTATGTTATTAAATTAA
- a CDS encoding dihydrolipoyllysine-residue acetyltransferase: MAFKFKLPDIGEGIAEGEIVKWFVAVGDTINEDDTLLEVQNDKSVEEIPSPVTGKVLNIVVSEGTVANVGDVLIEIDAPGHEDTDAPAEAAAPAPAATPAAAPAGGVFQFKLPDIGEGIAEGEIVKWFVAAGDTINEDDTLLEVQNDKSVEEIPSPVTGKVVNIVVSEGTVANVGDVLIEIDAPGHNDAPASAPAAASASTETASAPAAVVPVAADPSKRVLAMPSVRQYAREKGIDITTVPATGKGGRVLKSDIDAVAAGGAPVVASAPAATTEAPVSAPKAAATPVAAPIAPAANGEAQTREKLTPMRKAISKAMVNSKHTAPHVTLFDDVEVSKMWDHRKKFKDTAAKQDVKLTFLPYVVKALVATMRDFPILNASIDDTTEEIVYKNYYNIGIATDTPNGLFVPNIKNADSKGMFAIASEITSNAQKAMEGKLAATEMRDGTVTISNIGSARGGWFTPVINYPEVAILGVGTIDQQPIVNEDGELAVGRVMKLSLSFDHRIVDGATAQNAMNNIKRLLADPELLLMEG, translated from the coding sequence ATGGCATTTAAATTTAAATTACCAGATATCGGTGAAGGTATCGCAGAAGGCGAAATCGTAAAATGGTTTGTAGCAGTAGGCGATACGATTAACGAAGATGATACATTATTAGAAGTACAAAATGATAAATCAGTGGAGGAAATTCCATCTCCAGTAACAGGTAAAGTTTTAAACATCGTTGTTTCAGAAGGAACAGTAGCAAATGTTGGTGACGTCTTAATCGAGATTGATGCGCCGGGACATGAAGATACTGATGCACCAGCTGAAGCGGCAGCACCTGCACCAGCAGCGACTCCAGCAGCAGCACCAGCAGGCGGTGTTTTCCAATTTAAATTACCAGATATCGGTGAAGGTATTGCAGAAGGCGAAATCGTAAAATGGTTTGTAGCGGCAGGCGATACAATTAATGAAGATGATACTTTATTAGAAGTACAAAATGATAAATCTGTTGAAGAGATCCCATCTCCAGTAACAGGTAAAGTTGTCAACATTGTGGTTTCAGAAGGAACAGTAGCAAATGTTGGGGATGTTTTAATCGAGATCGATGCACCAGGACATAATGATGCACCAGCATCAGCTCCAGCAGCGGCATCAGCATCTACTGAAACGGCATCAGCTCCAGCAGCAGTCGTTCCAGTAGCAGCAGACCCATCAAAACGTGTTTTAGCAATGCCTTCAGTCCGTCAATATGCACGTGAAAAAGGAATTGATATTACAACTGTACCTGCAACAGGTAAAGGTGGACGTGTTCTTAAATCTGATATTGATGCAGTAGCAGCAGGTGGCGCTCCAGTGGTTGCTTCAGCTCCAGCGGCAACAACAGAAGCTCCAGTTTCAGCTCCTAAAGCGGCAGCTACACCAGTAGCAGCACCAATTGCTCCAGCAGCAAACGGCGAAGCTCAAACTCGTGAAAAACTTACACCAATGCGTAAAGCAATTTCTAAAGCGATGGTTAACAGCAAACATACAGCACCTCATGTTACATTATTTGATGATGTTGAAGTTTCTAAAATGTGGGATCACCGTAAGAAATTTAAAGATACAGCAGCTAAGCAAGATGTTAAATTAACATTCTTACCTTATGTTGTTAAAGCGTTAGTTGCGACAATGCGCGACTTCCCAATCTTAAATGCTTCTATTGATGACACAACAGAAGAAATTGTTTACAAAAACTACTATAATATCGGTATTGCTACAGATACTCCAAACGGATTATTTGTACCAAACATTAAAAATGCTGATTCAAAAGGTATGTTTGCGATTGCTAGCGAAATTACATCTAATGCTCAAAAAGCAATGGAAGGTAAATTAGCAGCAACTGAAATGCGTGATGGTACTGTTACAATTAGTAACATTGGTTCAGCTCGTGGTGGCTGGTTCACACCAGTTATTAACTACCCTGAAGTAGCTATCTTAGGTGTAGGTACTATCGATCAACAACCAATCGTAAACGAAGATGGCGAATTAGCTGTTGGACGCGTTATGAAATTATCATTAAGCTTCGACCACCGTATTGTTGATGGCGCGACAGCTCAAAATGCTATGAACAACATTAAACGTTTATTAGCAGATCCAGAATTATTATTAATGGAAGGGTAA
- the mgtA gene encoding magnesium-translocating P-type ATPase: MKQTKKTLNTTMSRQEIKDSELKKLAALSERELMSEFRTSPQGLSKRDAAERLEEYGPNEIAAESPIPAWRLLLKAFQDPFVYVLTLLLIVSAITGDYEAAIIMGIMILCSALIQFIQSYRSQKASFALKEMIENTCAIMRDGVTEELPMDEVVPGDIVSLSTGDMIPADAVLIWTNDLFVNQSSLTGESMPVEKFIDAGIDQKQAKSDNITALDMEDLVFMGTDVLSGQGKAIILRTGEATFFGDIAKKATTQRGDTAFEIGMTKVSKLLLRMVAILFPVVLLLNGFTKGDWSQAFFFAIAVAVGLTPEMLPMIVTSNLAKGALALSKKKVIVKELGAIQNLGSMDILCTDKTGTITEDEVVLVEHVNPLGIKDDLVLNMAYLNSKYQTGWKNLIDHAVINYYNETQGNAEQVINKIDEIPFDFTRRRLTVAVEVDQHHLMVTKGAVEEMADICTHAEIAGEIVALTPDLQAKMAQVNRKMNEDGMRVIAVAYRRDVYTEPVYSIEDEKEMILIGFVGFLDPAKVSAIPAIASLHEHGVNVKVLTGDNEIVAKKVCQDVGITVADILVGHEIEKMTDEMLRKQVLSVNLFAKLSPIQKSRIISLLQMEGHTVGFMGDGINDAPALRKADVGISVDTAADITKDASSIILLEKSLTVLEDGIIEGRKVFCNMMKYIKITISSNFGNVFSVLVASAFLPFLPMLSLQLLVQNLVYDISQLTTPWDNVDEEDIEKPVKWGTEGLLKFTLCIGPVSSIFDILTYCLMWFVFGANTVADQGIFQAGWFLVGLTTQTLVVHIVRTKKIPFIQSQASVALTLSSIVVVLIGLGIILTPARNVFGFESLPNAYWPWFVVIIVSYMVATQLAKRIYIKINKEWI, from the coding sequence ATGAAACAAACTAAAAAAACACTTAATACTACTATGAGTCGGCAAGAAATAAAAGACTCTGAATTAAAAAAATTAGCAGCCTTATCAGAAAGAGAGTTGATGAGTGAATTTAGAACATCACCCCAAGGGCTGTCTAAACGAGATGCCGCGGAACGTTTAGAGGAGTATGGGCCAAATGAGATTGCGGCAGAAAGTCCAATACCAGCGTGGCGGTTATTATTAAAAGCATTTCAAGATCCTTTTGTCTATGTTTTGACCCTTTTATTGATTGTCTCAGCCATTACTGGGGATTATGAAGCAGCAATTATTATGGGAATTATGATTTTATGTAGTGCACTTATTCAATTTATTCAAAGTTATCGGTCGCAAAAAGCTAGCTTTGCTTTAAAAGAAATGATAGAAAATACCTGTGCTATCATGCGTGATGGAGTTACCGAAGAACTGCCAATGGATGAAGTTGTACCAGGGGATATCGTCTCACTCTCAACAGGAGACATGATACCAGCTGATGCTGTTTTGATTTGGACAAATGATTTATTTGTAAACCAATCTTCTTTGACTGGAGAATCTATGCCAGTTGAAAAATTTATTGATGCAGGAATTGATCAAAAGCAAGCAAAGAGCGACAATATTACAGCTCTTGATATGGAAGACTTAGTCTTTATGGGGACGGATGTTTTAAGCGGTCAAGGAAAAGCGATTATTTTAAGAACTGGAGAAGCGACCTTTTTCGGTGATATAGCTAAAAAAGCGACCACTCAAAGGGGAGATACGGCTTTTGAAATAGGTATGACGAAGGTAAGTAAATTACTACTTAGAATGGTCGCTATTTTGTTCCCTGTCGTATTATTATTGAATGGCTTTACTAAAGGCGATTGGAGTCAAGCGTTCTTTTTTGCAATTGCTGTAGCTGTGGGGTTAACCCCTGAAATGTTACCGATGATTGTGACAAGTAACTTGGCTAAAGGTGCACTGGCGCTTTCAAAGAAAAAAGTGATTGTCAAAGAACTAGGCGCTATCCAGAATCTAGGAAGTATGGATATTCTATGTACGGATAAAACAGGGACTATTACGGAAGATGAAGTGGTATTAGTCGAACACGTCAACCCACTAGGGATTAAGGATGATTTGGTTCTTAATATGGCCTACTTGAATTCTAAATATCAAACTGGTTGGAAGAATTTAATTGATCATGCGGTTATTAATTATTATAACGAAACACAAGGAAACGCGGAACAAGTGATTAACAAAATTGATGAAATTCCTTTTGATTTTACACGACGTCGTTTAACGGTAGCGGTTGAAGTTGATCAACATCATTTAATGGTAACAAAAGGTGCGGTTGAAGAAATGGCTGATATTTGCACGCATGCTGAAATTGCAGGTGAGATAGTCGCTTTGACACCTGACTTACAAGCTAAAATGGCGCAAGTTAACCGTAAAATGAATGAAGACGGTATGCGAGTAATCGCTGTTGCTTATCGCCGAGATGTTTATACGGAACCTGTTTATAGTATTGAAGACGAAAAAGAAATGATTTTAATAGGGTTTGTTGGATTTTTAGATCCGGCAAAAGTGTCGGCTATTCCAGCAATTGCTTCCTTACATGAACACGGGGTTAATGTTAAAGTGCTAACAGGTGATAATGAGATTGTTGCTAAAAAAGTTTGTCAAGATGTTGGTATTACAGTAGCTGATATTTTGGTAGGACATGAGATTGAAAAGATGACAGACGAGATGTTAAGAAAGCAAGTGTTATCTGTTAATTTATTTGCTAAATTATCTCCAATTCAAAAATCACGAATCATCAGTTTATTACAAATGGAGGGTCATACTGTTGGTTTTATGGGAGATGGAATTAATGATGCGCCAGCTTTAAGAAAAGCGGATGTGGGTATTTCTGTTGACACAGCAGCTGATATTACAAAAGATGCCAGTTCGATTATTTTATTAGAAAAAAGTTTAACTGTATTAGAGGACGGTATAATAGAAGGAAGAAAAGTTTTTTGTAATATGATGAAGTACATAAAAATTACTATCAGTTCTAATTTTGGGAATGTTTTTTCAGTATTAGTCGCAAGTGCCTTCCTACCATTTTTACCAATGTTATCCTTGCAACTTTTAGTTCAAAATCTAGTTTATGATATTTCTCAACTTACGACACCTTGGGATAATGTCGATGAAGAAGATATTGAAAAACCAGTTAAATGGGGGACAGAGGGGCTTTTGAAGTTTACTTTATGTATTGGACCTGTCAGTAGTATTTTTGATATTTTAACGTATTGTCTAATGTGGTTTGTTTTTGGTGCCAATACAGTAGCTGATCAAGGTATTTTCCAAGCAGGGTGGTTCTTAGTAGGATTAACAACACAAACATTAGTTGTTCATATTGTAAGAACTAAAAAAATACCGTTTATCCAAAGTCAAGCAAGTGTGGCTTTAACATTATCGAGTATTGTTGTTGTTTTGATTGGACTTGGAATTATTTTAACGCCAGCACGGAATGTTTTTGGCTTTGAAAGCTTGCCTAATGCTTATTGGCCATGGTTTGTAGTCATCATTGTTAGTTATATGGTAGCAACTCAATTGGCAAAAAGAATATATATCAAAATAAACAAAGAATGGATATAA